The Nicotiana tabacum cultivar K326 chromosome 14, ASM71507v2, whole genome shotgun sequence genome contains a region encoding:
- the LOC142169005 gene encoding uncharacterized protein LOC142169005, whose protein sequence is MNRLSQECTDLKAENRLLVRGVGNEDAQRGADRTKVKIPGPKEFNSARSAKKLENFLWDIEQYFQAAHVRDEDKVTITTMYLVDDGKLWWRMRVADDVSAGRPKIDSWEGLEKRLKDQFFPSNAGWIARDRLKKLKQTGTVRDYVKDFSSLMLDISNMSEEDKLHNVLYELQ, encoded by the coding sequence ATGAATAGGCTGAGCCAGGAGTGCACAGATCTGAAAGCGGAAAATAGGTTGTTGGTTCGTGGTGTTGGCAATGAGGATGCACAGCGTGGGGCAGATCGTACCAAAGTCAAAATACCTGGGCCTAAAGAGTTTAATAGTGCAAGGAGTGCCAAGAAACTAGAAAATTTCCTGTGGGATATAGAGCAATACTTTCAGGCTGCCCATGTGCGAGATGAAGATAAGGTCACCATTACGACTATGTACTTGGTTGACGATGGAAAGCTTTGGTGGCGGATGCGCGTTGCAGACGATGTAAGTGCTGGTAGGCCTAAGATTGACTCTTGGGAAGGGCTGGAAAAAAGGTTGAAAGATCAATTCTTTCCTAGCAATGCGGGCTGGATTGCTAGAGATCGTTTGAAGAAGTTGAAACAAACTGGAACGGTCAGGGATTATGTCAAAGATTTCAGTTCTTTGATGCTGGATATAAGCAACATGTCTGAGGAAGACAAGCTGCACAATGTTTTGTATGAGTTGCAGTAG